ATCATTTCAATAAGTTTATATCTGCCACCCTAGGCATAAAAAACCTAAGAGAAACCATAAATATATCGCAGAAGAAGTCAGTACCTTCCCTATCGTCAGATTTTTCCAATAAAACCCAAGTAAGAACATTATAAAAATTAAAGGAATTCCAATATAAATATAATATTTAAGCGAACCTAATTCACTGAACACGTTTATAACAGAATAGAGACCGATAAATCCACCTGACCAAAAAATAATTATTGCCGGCCCTAAAAAAATAGCCGTTATTAAATGAGGGAGCAGTATGATTTTTATCCATTCTTTATATTTGTTGTTCATTTTAATCTCAATTACTGCAATGGTATCGTATCCATTCAAATGGGGGAGCAAAGTGTACAGTAACGTCTCCAAGAACAATTACGGTATATTTGGCAGAATCATGTTTTAATACATATTTGGAGTTCCGCTATATTTTGATTTTCAGACGACCTATGTGTAGCCCCAACTATCTGCATTTTATGACTTAATCAGTTTACGCAAAGACTGATTGTTGTATTTGATATCGGCAATCAGCTGGTCATATTGGTGCATTCTACGGAGCGAGCGGGTAATTAGATAGACCGAGAAAATAATCAAGCTGATGTTCATCAGACTGACCAGTACGAGCAAAGGCCAAACATCAACGGCCTCGTACCATTTCGATGTCGCAATCAGCGCACTGAAAATAGACAAAGGGAGTGCGAAAACGGCAATGCCCGTACGCATGATAGCAAGTGCCGTGCGTTTTTCTGCAAGGAGAAGCTGTACTTGATTGATGCTGAGGATATCGTTTTGCTGTTCGGTAACCATAGGATACGCGCCTATACAAATTAACTTTGAATTCTGATAAAGCGGAAAATATGGTTTTATGTTACCCGAAAGTATTGAAAATAAAAACAAAGGTCGTCTGAAAATTTTCAGACGACCTTATATATTGCGTTCCATCAGGGGCGCATATTTTTAATTCTTGTAAAGCCCCTTAACTCTAGCCAGTGAAGGGGCTTAATCATGTTTATTTTCTATACCGTCAATCCCGAACCCTTATCTTTCCCGAAAGCATACATCTTGAAAGTGTTCAGGGATAAAGACAACGAATCCCAATGCATCAAAACAGTTTGTTTCCCTATCCGCAATCCTACTTTGAAACAAAAAACCGAAAACGCCGCAAACGAATGCGGAAGACTTTTAGTAAGGGGATTGATGAATGAGGAATGCAACCGTGAAAGCCTTGGAAGATAAAGCCGTGGCGGTGGTCGCGGATATGGCGGACGCGTCAGCGGACGGCAAGGCTGCGACAACCGCCGAAGGCTGCCCCCTAGGCTAATAGGGGGGGAGCAAAATAAAACCCATAATCCGAAGGGTGCGGAAAAATCGGATAACCAAGACTTTGAGTTTGAATATTTCAGCCATTTCGTATCCGATGGAAAAGGCAAATTCATCGAAATACCTTTAAGACGTGGCAGGGATGACGGTGCATTTATTGACCAAATCACTTTTACAATTCATGAAGACAGTTTGCCTAAAGTAACAGGTAAAGGATTGGTGTCAGATACAGAATTTGTTGTGAAGTATAGCGAGCTTTTAGAAGAAATTTTAGGTTTTGGCATTACCCAAAAACTACCGTTTAAAGGCAAGTTTTTCTATAAAAGCTGTTACCAACTTGGTCCGGATAACGTCGAATATGGCAAGGTTCATTACGGCGGTCAGCGTGAAACAATGTTGGTTGAATTGAATGGTACAGGTTGTCAGGCTGCTATACCCGGTTGGGAAAACCGACTGTATGAGTTTTTAAGTAAGTGCATACGTCCAAAAATTACCCGTGTTGATGTGGCCCATGATTTTTTTAACGGCGAATACACACCCGATCAGGCATTACTTGATCATGACAACGGCCATTTTGACGTTCATAACATGAGGCCAAAAAGCGAATGCCGAGGTACTGCATGGCGCAATGATGACGGTAGCGGCAAAACCTTTTATGTAGGTAAACGCGGAAATTCTAAATTTACCCGTGTTTATGAGAAAGGAAAACAATTTGGCGATGTCAACAGTCCATGGGTCAGGTTTGAAACTGAATTTCGGGCAGGCGATATAGAAATCCCCTTAGATGTTTTGCTTTATCCCGGTTCGTATCTTGGTGGTGCTTACCCGATATGTTCGGCGATATTCAAAACAGAAGCTAAGCGGATGGATGCCAAGACAGAAACAGTAAATTTATCTTTCGATCACAAACTGTTCCATGCGCGTAATCAGGTTGGAAAAATGGTTAATTTCCTTCGCGATATAGGATGGGATGATACAAAAATCGTCGATGAACTTGTAAAAGGCATTGAAGGTTATCCCAAAGGTTTACAACCTGAACAATACGATTGTAGAGATCAGACACAAAAGATTCAGTATATCCACGAAGAGCAAAAAGCAATTGA
This region of Neisseria subflava genomic DNA includes:
- a CDS encoding replication initiation factor domain-containing protein; its protein translation is MPPRLIGGEQNKTHNPKGAEKSDNQDFEFEYFSHFVSDGKGKFIEIPLRRGRDDGAFIDQITFTIHEDSLPKVTGKGLVSDTEFVVKYSELLEEILGFGITQKLPFKGKFFYKSCYQLGPDNVEYGKVHYGGQRETMLVELNGTGCQAAIPGWENRLYEFLSKCIRPKITRVDVAHDFFNGEYTPDQALLDHDNGHFDVHNMRPKSECRGTAWRNDDGSGKTFYVGKRGNSKFTRVYEKGKQFGDVNSPWVRFETEFRAGDIEIPLDVLLYPGSYLGGAYPICSAIFKTEAKRMDAKTETVNLSFDHKLFHARNQVGKMVNFLRDIGWDDTKIVDELVKGIEGYPKGLQPEQYDCRDQTQKIQYIHEEQKAIDDLNMQTLLDDLLDEKETAFPQDREKQHIKDIELEEKIISNFLNK